In Mytilus galloprovincialis chromosome 1, xbMytGall1.hap1.1, whole genome shotgun sequence, the following are encoded in one genomic region:
- the LOC143051736 gene encoding uncharacterized protein LOC143051736 produces MIVRIAKRNTAVVQYGIFFFRSMSTGGVDLRLDTLSTRSAPGFKSSKKLWWAKEVTPKLYVAGGLTETQIKYAHDGGFNGVISIYHENDPGQFGGEQLASVSDAKYAAKIAGLQFDAILKENEDWACVKAVEKLTHSIIEMEKPILLYGSQPQAVAFTTLLHTAHMSKLDSKYEPRVNSEKFYKMSALMGMDFTEDKLKSVVAEITGEPIVSNPPKCDAYPNWLGYWLAHPVCQNWFTAGQIRRGHLKELEAHGFKSVINMRMGKTLDSNPSQETVNLINIPDNVNTYDENFNPVRQTQSTLEKVVLDPALDRKHISPSSMVNYETQNTEEYGDAIGFNEEIESEHFKESSLKYYHLPLDLNITYSAEVFQQYKDKLLEIGRDGPVLFHCAIGKRAAFIGVLAAALQYNKDLPWALKRINELGFTVNETSFSDVYKMYNDVLSPIKNT; encoded by the exons ATGATTGTTAGAATAGCAAAGAGGAATACAGCAGTTGTTCAGTATGGAATTTTCTTTTTTCGCTCTATGTCGACAGGAGGTGTTGATCTTCGCCTTGATACTTTGTCCACAAGAAGTGCTCCTGGATTCAAATCATCAAAGAAATTATGGTGGGCAAAAGAAGTGACACCAAAACTGTATGTTGCTGGGGGATTAACAGAAACGCAAATAAAATACGCACATGATGGAGGGTTTAATGGTGTTATATCTATTTACCATGAAAACGACCCTGGTCAGTTTGGTGGTGAACAACTAGCATCTGTATCAGATGCCAAATATGCTGCAAAGATTGCCGGTCTTCAGTTTGATGCCATTCTTAAAGAGAACGAAGACTGGGCTTGTGTCAAAGCAGTCGAGAAACTAACTCACTCAATTATTGAAATGGAGAAACCAATTTTGCTCTATGGCAGCCAACCACAAGCTGTAGCTTTTACAACATTATTGCATACGGCTCACATGTCAAAACTGGACTCTAAATACGAACCAAGAGTTAATAGTgagaaattctataaaatgagTGCTTTAATGGGAATGGATTTCACAGAAGATAAATTGAAATCAGTTGTTGCAGAAATTACAGGTGAGCCAATCGTTAGCAACCCCCCAAAATGTGATGCATACCCAAATTGGTTAGGATATTGGCTTGCTCATCCTGTATGTCAGAATTGGTTCACTGCCGGTCAGATCAGAAGGGGTCATTTAAAGGAACTGGAAGCTCATGGATTTAAATCAGTCATCAACATGCGGATGGGTAAAACTTTAGACAGCAATCCTTCACAAGAGACTGTAAATCTCATCAACATACCAGACAACGTCAATACTTATGACGAGAACTTTAACCCTGTGCGACAAACACAATCGACCTTGGAGAAAGTGGTCTTAGATCCAGCCTTGGACAGAAAACATATATCTCCTTCATCGATGGTAAATTATGAAACCCAGAACACTGAGGAGTACGGTGACGCAATTGGCTTTAATGAAGAAATTGAAAGCGAACATTTTAAGGAATCATCATTGAAGTATTATCATTTACCTTTAG ATTTAAATATTACATACAGCGCAGAAGTATTTCAACAGTATAAGGACAAGCTACTAGAAATAGGACGAGACGGTCCAGTTTTGTTTCATTGTGCTATAGGAAAAAGAGCCG catttattggtgTCCTGGCAGCGGCATTGCAGTACAATAAAGATTTACCGTGGGCTTTAAAGCGCATTAATGAGCTCGGATTCACTGTCAACGAAACAAGTTTTAGTGATGTCTACAAGATGTACAATGACGTGCTTAGTCCAATTAAGAATACATGA
- the LOC143051768 gene encoding uncharacterized protein LOC143051768 has product MDPFTKSRDICLWFQQLGILILFTQVFLCQSTCDVELDTLQKRSAPGLKAPKKLWWAKELTPDLHVAGGLIERQIKYAAEAGFKSIISLFNDLRAGDFGGEYLPTAIEASHIAKIAGLQYLAVLEEDEEFASEDAIRKLTEAISQVQKPILLHCNRAFTIAYTTLLYLANQSRHDPNFVPHVDSEKFYKMSALMGKDFTSNETLKAVVAKVTGEPIVENPPKPETEPDDWLDFWLAHPVYRNWYTAGQIRKGHLQELEFIGFKSVINMRLDTTHNGKPSQETVTLLNVLDGTPTYDKDYKPLRQTHSHIKNIILDASKQNHYISPTSPVNYEHRHYEEYGDEIGYNEDLQSEHIKEFDLDYYLLPIESTGKYSKELFAKYKDKLLEIGKQGPVLVHCASGKRVAFMAVLAAALQHEKDFKWALKRINELGFEVSRTKNRDVYEMYSAWLNPDHGNKTEL; this is encoded by the exons ATGGATCCATTCACTAAGAGTAGGGACATTTGTCTATGGTTTCAGCAACTTGGCATTCTTATTTTATTTACACAGGTTTTCTTATGTCAAAGTACTTGTGATGTTGAACTTGACACTTTGCAAAAAAGAAGTGCACCTGGCCTTAAAGCCCCCAAAAAACTTTGGTGGGCCAAAGAATTAACTCCAGATTTACATGTTGCTGGAGGTTTGAttgaaagacaaataaaatatgcAGCTGAGGCTGGATTTAAAAGCATTATTTCACTATTTAATGACTTGCGTGCTGGAGATTTTGGTGGGGAATACTTACCAACTGCAATTGAGGCAAGTCACATAGCTAAAATCGCTGGGCTTCAATATCTTGCAGTATTAGAAGAAGATGAAGAATTTGCTTCTGAAGATGCAATAAGAAAATTGACAGAAGCTATTTCACAAGTACAGAAACCAATTCTCCTACATTGTAATCGTGCATTTACAATAGCATATACAACATTGTTGTATTTGGCAAATCAATCAAGACATGATCCTAATTTTGTTCCACATGTTGACAgtgaaaaattttacaaaatgagtGCCCTTATGGGTAAAGATTTTACCTCAAATGAAACCTTAAAAGCTGTGGTTGCAAAAGTCACTGGTGAACCAATTGTAGAAAATCCTCCAAAACCAGAAACTGAGCCAGATGACTGGCTTGATTTCTGGCTTGCTCATCCTGTATACAGAAACTGGTATACTGCTGGACAGATCAGAAAAGGACATTTACAGGAACTTGAGTTCATTGGCTTTAAATCTGTCATTAATATGAGACTTGATACAACACATAATGGAAAACCATCACAAGAAACTGTTACACTTCTCAATGTCCTAGATGGCACACCAACATATGACAAGGATTATAAACCTTTAAGACAAACACATTCACATATAAAAAACATAATTCTTGATGCTTCAAAACAGAACCATTATATCTCGCCAACTTCTCCAGTCAATTATGAACATCGACATTATGAAGAATATGGTGATGAGATAGGCTACAATGAAGATCTTCAGAGTGAACACATTAAAGAATTTGATCTTGACTACTACCTTTTACCAATAG AGTCAACTGGAAAGTATAGTAAAGAATTGTTTGCAAAGTATAAAGATAAACTGCTAGAGATTGGAAAACAAGGCCCTGTGTTAGTTCATTGTGCCAGTGGAAAGAGAGTTG CATTTATGGCAGTCCTTGCAGCAGCTTTACAACATGAGAAAGATTTCAAGTGGGCACTGAAACGGATCAATGAACTAGGATTTGAAGTGAGTCGAACCAAGAATAGAGATGTGTATGAGATGTATTCTGCCTGGCTTAATCCAGATCATGGTAATAAAACAGAGTTATGA